Proteins from a single region of Lysinibacillus sp. JNUCC-52:
- a CDS encoding cysteine desulfurase — MINKDIKSYFPILNQQVNGHPLVYLDSAATSQKPTQVIEAIKHYYEFDNSNVHRGVHTLGNRATDKYEGAREKVRNFINAKSTEEIIFTRGTTTALNTVASSYGRANVEQGDEIVITHMEHHSNIIPWQQLAKEKNATLKYIDLEADGTIDLEKVRATITPKTKIVSVSMASNVLGTINPIKEIAKIAHANGAVMVADGAQAAPHMKIDVQDLDVDFLGFSGHKMCGPTGIGVLYGKKEHLEKMEPIEFGGEMIDFVGLHDSTWKELPWKFEGGTPIIAGAIGLGAAIDFLTEVGLDNIAQHEHKLVGYAMDQLETIEGLKIFGPRDPMKRCGLVTFNLDDVHPHDVATVLDMNGIAVRAGHHCAQPLMKCLQQVATARASFYLYNTEEDIDRLVAGLRSAKEYFGDVF, encoded by the coding sequence ATGATCAATAAAGACATTAAAAGCTATTTCCCAATCTTAAATCAACAAGTAAATGGTCATCCACTTGTTTACCTTGATAGCGCAGCAACATCTCAAAAGCCTACTCAAGTAATTGAAGCAATTAAGCATTATTATGAATTTGATAACTCAAATGTACACCGTGGTGTACACACATTGGGGAATCGTGCGACTGACAAATACGAGGGTGCTCGTGAAAAGGTACGCAATTTCATTAATGCAAAGTCAACTGAAGAAATTATTTTTACACGTGGTACAACAACTGCGTTAAATACAGTAGCTTCTAGTTATGGTCGTGCAAATGTTGAGCAAGGTGATGAAATTGTGATTACACATATGGAGCATCACTCCAACATTATTCCTTGGCAACAGCTTGCAAAAGAAAAAAATGCAACATTAAAGTACATTGACCTTGAGGCAGATGGCACAATTGATCTTGAAAAGGTTCGAGCAACAATAACACCGAAAACGAAAATCGTGTCAGTATCAATGGCATCAAATGTTCTCGGTACAATTAATCCGATTAAAGAAATTGCAAAAATTGCACATGCTAATGGTGCCGTAATGGTAGCAGATGGGGCGCAAGCTGCACCGCATATGAAAATTGATGTGCAAGATTTAGATGTAGATTTCTTAGGGTTTTCAGGACATAAAATGTGCGGACCGACTGGAATAGGTGTACTATATGGTAAAAAAGAGCACCTTGAAAAGATGGAGCCAATTGAATTTGGTGGCGAAATGATTGATTTTGTTGGACTACATGATTCAACGTGGAAGGAATTACCGTGGAAATTTGAAGGTGGTACGCCTATCATTGCAGGTGCAATCGGTTTAGGCGCTGCTATTGATTTCTTAACTGAAGTAGGGTTAGACAATATTGCACAGCATGAGCATAAACTTGTAGGCTATGCAATGGATCAACTTGAAACAATTGAGGGACTTAAAATTTTCGGTCCGCGGGATCCAATGAAACGATGTGGTCTTGTTACGTTTAATTTAGATGATGTACATCCACATGATGTGGCAACAGTTCTTGACATGAATGGTATCGCTGTTCGTGCAGGACATCATTGCGCTCAGCCACTAATGAAATGTCTCCAACAAGTAGCTACAGCGCGCGCAAGCTTTTATCTGTATAACACGGAGGAAGATATTGACCGCTTAGTTGCCGGGTTGCGTTCTGCGAAGGAGTATTTTGGCGATGTCTTTTAA
- a CDS encoding bifunctional metallophosphatase/5'-nucleotidase has protein sequence MLEKIHIFHTNDVHSHFKYWPRMQKYVKMQRAQYEALGETSYLVDVGDHLDRSNIYTDATIGKGNVQLLNKAGYDVVTIGNNEGITLSHEELFHLYNDAQFDVVVGNVNAAEGENPTWLKPYVVLTTKYDTKIAVIAATAMFEIYYKELNWQIDDARSSLIRLTHQLRKEVDIVVCLSHLGITEDELLAEECPEIDVIFGSHTHHTLPNGKGINGVLLTGGGKFGQYTGHLVLEYDKKTREIVEKKDTLIHNKDLPIVENENEFLLSLEEEGKSLLDKPVFSTKKTYNKEWFHYSQLSHLFAQAILEKSGADCALFNAGIFLDGLPKGTVTALDLHKIFPHPINLCTIELSVSEIKEIFQQSKNEEWPNMELKGLGFRGVIFGKMLTYGFAMNEDRQLLINGKIADNDRTYKLVTLDLFTFGYFYPSFKYAKKKYILPDFLRNIMLDYGQSFFKR, from the coding sequence ATGCTGGAAAAAATTCATATTTTTCACACAAATGATGTGCATAGTCATTTTAAGTATTGGCCACGAATGCAAAAGTATGTGAAAATGCAACGTGCTCAGTATGAGGCATTAGGTGAAACGAGCTATTTAGTTGATGTTGGGGATCATTTAGATAGGTCGAATATTTATACAGATGCTACTATCGGTAAGGGCAATGTCCAATTATTAAACAAAGCTGGTTATGACGTTGTAACAATAGGTAATAATGAAGGGATAACACTGTCGCATGAAGAGCTATTTCATCTATATAATGATGCGCAATTTGACGTCGTAGTAGGAAATGTAAATGCAGCAGAAGGTGAAAATCCAACGTGGTTGAAACCTTACGTTGTGTTAACGACAAAATACGATACAAAAATTGCAGTCATTGCTGCGACTGCCATGTTCGAAATTTATTATAAGGAATTAAACTGGCAAATAGATGATGCTCGAAGCTCCCTAATCCGTTTAACCCACCAACTTCGTAAAGAAGTTGATATTGTTGTTTGTCTGTCACATTTAGGAATTACTGAAGATGAACTATTAGCAGAGGAATGTCCAGAAATCGATGTCATCTTTGGTTCACACACTCACCATACGCTACCAAATGGTAAGGGTATCAATGGTGTATTGCTCACAGGTGGAGGGAAATTTGGACAATATACGGGACATCTTGTGCTAGAATACGATAAAAAAACGAGGGAAATTGTTGAAAAAAAGGATACTTTAATTCATAATAAGGACTTGCCAATTGTTGAAAATGAAAATGAGTTTCTGCTATCTTTAGAAGAAGAAGGTAAAAGCTTATTAGACAAGCCTGTATTTTCAACGAAAAAGACGTACAATAAAGAATGGTTCCATTATTCACAATTATCACATCTATTTGCGCAAGCCATATTAGAAAAAAGTGGTGCGGACTGTGCGTTATTTAATGCAGGGATTTTTTTAGATGGCCTTCCAAAAGGAACGGTAACAGCGCTTGATTTGCATAAAATTTTTCCACATCCTATTAATTTATGTACAATTGAATTGTCAGTTTCGGAAATAAAAGAAATTTTTCAACAATCGAAAAATGAAGAATGGCCCAATATGGAACTTAAAGGGTTAGGTTTTAGGGGCGTAATTTTTGGTAAGATGCTGACATATGGCTTTGCTATGAATGAGGATCGTCAATTGCTCATAAATGGTAAGATTGCAGATAATGATCGTACTTATAAATTAGTGACACTTGATTTGTTTACGTTCGGTTATTTTTATCCAAGCTTTAAATATGCAAAGAAAAAATATATTTTACCTGATTTTTTACGAAACATTATGTTAGATTATGGGCAAAGTTTCTTTAAGCGATAG
- a CDS encoding DUF72 domain-containing protein — protein MIRVGLTGWGDHPSLYSGVTASKDKLFDYAGHFLTVELDTSFYAIPSIDNVRKWCELTPDSFRFVIKAYQGMTGHLRGEIPFESKNDMFNAFIECANEFKRHGKLAMILAQFPPWFDCQSKNVQYLLYIRQQLKDFDVAIEFRNQTWYAEKVVKQTMDFLKEHQFIHTICDEPQAGVGSVPFYPEVTANKALVRIHGRNIHGWRNTGNSENWRKVRFLYDYNKEELYQLGQQLQSIEPNVQELFVLFNNNSGQHAAKNAKELQEMLAIRDVGLAPKQLNMFEGEV, from the coding sequence TTGATTCGAGTTGGGTTAACAGGCTGGGGCGATCATCCTTCGTTGTATAGTGGTGTTACTGCCTCAAAGGACAAATTATTTGATTATGCAGGTCATTTTTTAACGGTAGAGTTAGATACGTCTTTTTATGCCATTCCATCAATTGACAATGTTCGAAAGTGGTGTGAGCTAACACCAGATTCATTTCGTTTTGTAATAAAGGCATACCAGGGAATGACAGGACATTTGCGAGGAGAAATTCCATTTGAATCCAAAAACGATATGTTCAATGCATTTATCGAATGTGCAAACGAATTTAAACGTCATGGCAAGTTAGCGATGATATTAGCGCAATTCCCACCATGGTTTGATTGTCAGTCAAAAAATGTACAATACTTATTGTATATTAGGCAACAATTAAAAGATTTCGATGTGGCAATTGAGTTTCGAAATCAGACATGGTATGCAGAGAAGGTAGTTAAGCAAACAATGGATTTTTTAAAGGAACATCAATTTATTCATACTATTTGTGATGAACCACAAGCTGGTGTTGGTTCTGTCCCTTTTTATCCTGAAGTAACGGCAAATAAGGCACTCGTCCGTATTCATGGACGCAATATTCATGGTTGGCGTAATACGGGCAATTCGGAAAACTGGCGCAAAGTTCGTTTTTTATATGATTATAATAAGGAAGAACTATACCAACTCGGACAGCAACTTCAAAGCATAGAGCCGAATGTGCAGGAGCTATTTGTTTTATTTAATAATAATTCTGGACAGCATGCTGCGAAAAATGCTAAAGAACTTCAGGAGATGTTAGCTATTCGAGATGTTGGTTTAGCACCAAAACAATTAAATATGTTTGAAGGAGAAGTATAA
- the sufU gene encoding Fe-S cluster assembly sulfur transfer protein SufU encodes MSFNNLDQLYRSVIMDHYKNPRNKGSLETDAVTIDMNNPTCGDRIHLTLKVNDGIVEDAKFDGEGCSISMSSASMMTQIVKGKKVEEALELADIFSKMMMGEEYSDKYDLEDVEALQGVSQFPARIKCATLAWKAMEKGVKE; translated from the coding sequence ATGTCTTTTAATAATTTAGATCAACTATACCGTTCAGTTATCATGGATCATTATAAAAATCCTCGAAACAAAGGATCTTTAGAAACTGATGCTGTAACAATTGATATGAACAATCCGACTTGTGGTGACCGCATTCACTTAACGCTTAAAGTGAATGATGGTATTGTAGAAGATGCGAAATTCGATGGCGAAGGCTGTTCTATTTCGATGTCCTCTGCATCAATGATGACACAAATTGTCAAAGGAAAAAAAGTAGAAGAAGCATTAGAGCTTGCTGATATTTTCTCGAAAATGATGATGGGTGAAGAGTATAGCGATAAATACGACCTTGAGGATGTTGAGGCACTGCAAGGTGTGTCTCAATTCCCTGCACGAATTAAATGTGCGACTTTGGCTTGGAAAGCAATGGAAAAGGGCGTAAAAGAATAA
- a CDS encoding HD-GYP domain-containing protein produces the protein MRLISIDVLKEGMVLGRTIWNEAGHPLLKKDVVINERIIERLQQLNTHYLYIDDKLSEGIEVKETVPPDVRNKTISTIKNSFQSINGLSTVNASYILDQQSKAIVTIVDELLSAVTGNNEILTVLTDAYLFDEYLYQHSFHVTLYSIAIAKELGHSAEDLRLIGIGALLHDVGKLMVPKEILKKPGRLTHEEFEMMKMHTRFGFDLLRNLHSISLLVAHCAFQHHERIDGSGYPRGLVDFEIHPFAKIIGVADVFDAVTTNRVYREKMLPSQGLAIVEAGSGTLYDARIVNALKKSVVHYPNGLILKLSDGRRGIVSKQNNLDSSLPWIRIFEEQNELLTATYEINLVDYPTVTIDSIETDYVVPSRVV, from the coding sequence ATGCGATTAATTTCAATCGATGTATTAAAAGAAGGTATGGTATTAGGAAGGACCATTTGGAATGAGGCAGGTCATCCACTTTTAAAGAAAGACGTTGTCATTAATGAACGTATTATTGAAAGACTTCAACAGTTGAATACGCATTATTTATATATAGACGACAAACTTTCTGAAGGTATTGAAGTAAAGGAGACGGTTCCTCCTGATGTCCGAAACAAAACCATTTCGACCATAAAAAATTCTTTTCAATCAATAAATGGTTTAAGTACGGTTAATGCCTCTTATATACTTGATCAGCAATCGAAAGCGATTGTCACGATTGTCGATGAACTACTCTCAGCTGTTACAGGTAATAATGAAATTTTGACGGTTTTAACGGATGCTTATTTATTCGATGAATACTTATATCAGCATTCTTTTCATGTAACTTTATATTCGATTGCTATCGCAAAAGAATTAGGTCATTCCGCCGAAGATCTTCGTTTAATCGGTATTGGGGCCTTATTGCATGATGTTGGAAAGCTTATGGTGCCGAAAGAGATACTAAAAAAACCAGGTCGCTTAACGCATGAAGAATTTGAAATGATGAAAATGCACACGCGTTTTGGATTTGATTTATTACGAAATTTACATTCCATTTCCTTACTGGTTGCACATTGTGCTTTTCAACATCATGAACGCATTGATGGAAGTGGCTATCCACGTGGTTTAGTTGATTTTGAAATCCATCCATTTGCTAAAATTATTGGCGTTGCTGATGTATTTGATGCGGTGACGACAAATCGCGTATATCGTGAAAAAATGCTTCCTTCACAAGGGCTTGCCATTGTGGAAGCTGGTTCGGGAACACTTTATGATGCGCGTATTGTCAACGCATTGAAAAAATCAGTTGTCCATTATCCGAATGGACTGATTTTAAAATTATCAGACGGTCGTCGAGGCATTGTTTCTAAGCAAAATAATTTGGATTCATCCTTGCCATGGATTCGGATTTTTGAAGAACAAAATGAATTACTCACAGCGACATACGAAATTAATTTAGTGGACTATCCAACTGTAACAATTGATAGTATTGAAACCGATTATGTAGTGCCATCGCGAGTCGTATAA
- a CDS encoding sulfite exporter TauE/SafE family protein: protein MEFILLVVIALASGLIGSLVGLGGGIILVPATLFVGLNLGMLPDITPQKVVGLSVVMMIFTGLASTLSYMKSKTVDYKSGFIFFLGSIPGTMLGAWVNKGLDLPSFNLYFGILLIVISIILLVRDKLKPVQWFVKNGTQHQFIDTSGQTFIYGYPIWFALIFCFAVGFASGLFGIGGGSMIVPAMIILFLFPPHVAVATSMFMVFLTSIVNSASHIYLGHVPWLYTIPVIPGAYIGAKLGAALNKKIKSDTLVLALRIILLLLGIRSIIEGLL, encoded by the coding sequence ATGGAGTTTATTCTTTTAGTAGTGATTGCACTAGCCTCGGGGCTCATTGGTTCACTTGTAGGGCTCGGCGGAGGGATTATTTTAGTACCTGCAACCTTATTTGTTGGACTAAACCTTGGGATGCTCCCTGATATTACACCACAAAAAGTGGTCGGGCTATCGGTTGTAATGATGATCTTCACTGGCCTTGCATCAACTTTAAGCTACATGAAATCCAAAACAGTAGATTATAAAAGTGGGTTTATATTCTTTTTAGGTAGTATTCCAGGGACGATGTTAGGGGCATGGGTAAATAAAGGTTTAGATTTACCGTCATTTAACTTATATTTTGGAATTTTATTAATTGTTATATCGATAATTTTACTTGTACGCGATAAATTGAAACCTGTACAATGGTTTGTGAAAAATGGTACACAACATCAGTTTATCGATACATCTGGTCAAACGTTTATCTACGGATATCCAATTTGGTTTGCATTAATATTCTGTTTTGCTGTTGGCTTTGCCTCAGGATTATTTGGTATTGGTGGCGGCTCAATGATTGTGCCTGCCATGATTATTTTGTTTTTATTTCCGCCACATGTTGCCGTTGCAACATCGATGTTTATGGTGTTTTTAACTTCAATTGTTAACTCAGCGAGCCATATTTATTTAGGACATGTACCGTGGCTTTATACAATTCCAGTTATTCCTGGTGCTTACATTGGAGCTAAACTAGGGGCAGCACTCAATAAAAAAATTAAATCCGATACACTTGTCCTAGCACTACGAATTATTTTATTATTATTAGGAATTCGTTCCATTATAGAGGGCTTATTGTAA
- the sufB gene encoding Fe-S cluster assembly protein SufB → MAKKMPDIGDYKYGFHDKDVSIFRSKRGLTEEIVREISNMKQEPEWMLEYRLKALETFYTKPMPQWGGDLGDLNFDEITYYVKPSEATQKSWDEVPEEIKATFDKLGIPEAEQKYLAGVSAQYESEVVYHNMKQELEDLGIVFKDTDSALRENEDIFKKYWGKVIPYTDNKFAALNSAVWSGGSFIYVPPGVKVETPLQAYFRINSENMGQFERTLIIVDEGAHVHYVEGCTAPVYTTNSLHSAVVEIIVEKNAYCRYTTIQNWANNVYNLVTKRTVVEENGTMEWIDGNIGSKLTMKYPACILKGEGARGMTLSIALAGKGQHQHAGAKMIHMAPNTSSTIVSKSIAKQGGKVTYMGQVRFGPKASGARANIECDTLIMDNQSTSDTIPYNEILNDNVSLEHEAKVSKVSEEQLFYLMSRGISEEEATEMIVMGFIEPFTKELPMEYAVEMNRLIKFEMEGSIG, encoded by the coding sequence ATGGCTAAAAAAATGCCGGATATTGGCGATTACAAATACGGATTCCATGACAAGGACGTATCAATTTTCCGTTCAAAACGTGGTTTAACTGAAGAAATCGTCCGTGAAATTTCAAATATGAAACAAGAGCCTGAGTGGATGCTTGAATACCGCTTAAAAGCGCTTGAAACTTTCTATACAAAACCAATGCCACAATGGGGTGGCGACCTTGGAGATTTAAATTTTGATGAAATTACGTACTACGTAAAACCATCTGAAGCTACGCAAAAATCTTGGGATGAAGTACCTGAAGAAATTAAAGCTACATTTGATAAATTAGGTATTCCTGAGGCAGAGCAAAAGTATCTTGCAGGTGTATCTGCTCAGTACGAATCTGAGGTTGTATACCATAACATGAAACAAGAACTTGAAGACCTTGGTATTGTGTTTAAAGATACTGACTCAGCTTTACGTGAAAACGAAGATATTTTCAAAAAATATTGGGGTAAAGTAATTCCATATACTGATAACAAATTTGCTGCATTAAATTCAGCAGTTTGGTCAGGTGGTTCATTTATTTATGTGCCACCAGGTGTAAAAGTTGAAACACCCCTACAAGCTTACTTCCGTATTAACTCTGAAAACATGGGGCAATTCGAACGTACGCTAATTATTGTTGATGAAGGTGCACATGTACACTACGTTGAAGGATGTACAGCTCCTGTTTATACAACAAACTCTTTACACTCAGCAGTAGTAGAAATTATCGTTGAGAAAAATGCTTACTGCCGTTATACAACGATTCAAAACTGGGCGAACAACGTTTACAACTTAGTAACAAAACGTACAGTTGTTGAAGAAAACGGTACGATGGAATGGATCGATGGTAATATCGGTTCTAAATTAACGATGAAATACCCAGCTTGTATCCTAAAAGGTGAAGGCGCTCGTGGTATGACATTATCAATTGCATTAGCTGGTAAAGGACAACACCAACATGCTGGAGCTAAAATGATTCATATGGCACCTAACACATCTTCTACAATCGTTTCAAAATCGATTGCGAAACAAGGTGGTAAAGTAACATATATGGGTCAAGTACGTTTCGGTCCTAAAGCAAGTGGTGCACGTGCCAACATTGAATGTGATACGTTAATCATGGATAACCAGTCTACTTCGGATACAATTCCATACAACGAAATTTTAAATGATAATGTTTCTTTAGAGCATGAAGCGAAAGTTTCAAAAGTATCAGAAGAGCAATTATTCTACTTAATGTCTCGTGGTATTTCTGAAGAAGAGGCAACTGAAATGATCGTAATGGGCTTTATCGAACCATTTACTAAAGAATTACCAATGGAATACGCAGTAGAAATGAACCGTCTCATCAAGTTTGAGATGGAAGGTTCTATCGGCTGA